DNA sequence from the Gammaproteobacteria bacterium genome:
GAGCTCCAAGGCAAGACTTTTTTCATACGGCTCAACGTAGTACACTTTCTTGATTCCAGCCGCCACTATATGTCTTGCGCAATTATGGCATGGGAAAGTAGTCGTATAAAGCGTCCCCCCTACAAGACTTTTGTTTCCATTTCTTGCACATGACAGGATAGCCTCCATTTCCGCATGAATGGCTCGACTGTATTCTGTTATATGCCATAAATGTGTTCCTTTAAGAATATTGCGCAATTTTTCTTTTAATTCACTATCGTCAATTTTAAGGGAATCAGTGTTTATGGCCTCACAAATATTCTTGACTATGTTATCTATCAGTTTATTTTTTCTAAAATCATTGTGACACATCCTATCGCGCCAAATATAACACCTATTGTCCATGTTGTTCGGATTTTCGTTTATATACAAACCGCCCCCATAGCGCGGAACGTCGTTCCACCCGATTCCGAGAAGTTCGCCGCTCTCGGAAAAGACTGCGGCCCCCACCTGACGTGACAAGCAGGCTGATCTCGTCATCGCAGAAAAGGCAGCATGCATCCCCGCCTCATGCCGCGTGGGCGTTTCGACACCAATTCCGAAAATAAGCTGCAAATGCCTTTTAATAACATCAATGAGAGAATTATTTCCATCATTTCTAATAAAGAAGTGCGAAAGCAACGCTGTGTCCCTTACGGACTGGCCATGTTTATTTTCAATATCGTTTTCGTCTCGGTCAAATATATTTCCTAGACCAGAAGTCTCTATACCTTGCCTCATGAGTCGATTTTTACGAACCGTCTTGGGCGCGAAGATCGTAAATTGCCAGTATGCGCCCCCATAAACATCCTCTAAGAGCCTTGATTCTTCGGGGCGTTTTAGTGAGTCCACAATTCTTGCGACACGAAGTGTTTTAGGCCTACGCAGATCGCTACCAGAAATTTCTTCAAAACCGTCGTCTTTTTTAGATCGACGATAATGTATTTCCTCAACAATTTTTTCTGCAAGATAGGATGGACCAAATCTTCTTCTAAGTTCTGTTCCACATTCTTGAAGGCCGGTAATGCGTTCTACACCGTGGGCTGAAACATCATTTCTTTTAAGGTGCCTTGATGCATATTCTCTTATTATATCGCTTACCCTTATAATTTCAACACGGTAACCATATGTATCTGTAAGTTCCTTCCTGAGAAGTTCGGCTGTTGTT
Encoded proteins:
- a CDS encoding deoxycytidylate deaminase, yielding MAHERVARRTDELVIGFVGAIGAGVSTTAELLRKELTDTYGYRVEIIRVSDIIREYASRHLKRNDVSAHGVERITGLQECGTELRRRFGPSYLAEKIVEEIHYRRSKKDDGFEEISGSDLRRPKTLRVARIVDSLKRPEESRLLEDVYGGAYWQFTIFAPKTVRKNRLMRQGIETSGLGNIFDRDENDIENKHGQSVRDTALLSHFFIRNDGNNSLIDVIKRHLQLIFGIGVETPTRHEAGMHAAFSAMTRSACLSRQVGAAVFSESGELLGIGWNDVPRYGGGLYINENPNNMDNRCYIWRDRMCHNDFRKNKLIDNIVKNICEAINTDSLKIDDSELKEKLRNILKGTHLWHITEYSRAIHAEMEAILSCARNGNKSLVGGTLYTTTFPCHNCARHIVAAGIKKVYYVEPYEKSLALELHNDAISTTQDSGNSNKVLFLQYEGVGPRRMTQLFTASQRRKNTSGKVCSMDPKQAKPILAQPIDGFTTHEKRVIERLHNNETSANGRD